GTCACCGGCGAGGAAGAGCGCCTGGAAGTGGTGCTGCCCCTGGTCAAAAAGCACGGCGCGGCTGTAATCGCCATTTCCAACGATGATACCGGCATCTCAGATGACCCCGAGGTGCGCTTCGCCGTCGCCAAAAAGATCGTTGAGCGCGCCATGGACTACGGCATCCCCAAAGAAGATGTCATCATTGACCCGCTGGTAATGCCCATCGGAGCCAAACGCTATGCCGGGCGGCAGGTCTTCGCCATCATCCGCCGCGTACGCGAAGAATTAGGCTGCAATACCGTCTGCGGGGCCAGCAATGTCTCCTTTGGGCTGCCCAACCGCAAAGGAATAAACACTGCCTTCGTGCCCATGTTAATGGCCGCCGGAATGACTTGCGCCATTACTAATCCGCTCGAAGCCGAACTTAGAACCGCAATCCTGGCCGCCGATGCGCTGATGGGCAACGACGAAAATTGCACTGCCTGGATTTCCGCTAACGCCGACGAAAGTGCTGCACCACGCGAACGCCGTCGCAGCCGTAGAACCCGAGGCTAAACCACAGATGAACACAGATCACCACAGAAAGAAGCTGCGTTGATCTGTATTCGTTTGCGGTTTCTGAAATGACAACCGGACTCATCATTTGTGGGGCGTTGGGGCGAGAAGTGGTTGCTCTCATCAAGAAACACGGCTGGGATGCACAGGTGATCGGCATCCCGGCGGTAGATCACGTCTTCCCGCAGCGGATCGCCCCTGATGTTGAGAAGCGCATCCTCGAACTGAGCGAACAATTCGACCGGTTGATCGTGGTTTTCGGGGATTGCGGCTCACGCGGCGCCCTGGACGAGATACTAGCACGCTATCCGGACATCGAGCGCATCGCCGGGCCACATTGCTACGAAATGTATGGGGGCGAACTCTTTGAGCAGCTCATCACAGAAGAACCAGGCACCTACATCTTGACTGATTTTATGGTGCGCACATTTCAGGGGCTTATCCTCAAGAGCATGGGGCTGCACAAATATCCACAACTCAAAGGGGAGTATTTTAAGAATTACAAGCGCGTCGTTTATCTGGCGCAAAGCGAAGACCCCAAACTCATCCAAAAAGCGCACAGAGTTGCCGCATACCTGGAACTACCACTTGAAATCCGCTACACAGGCTTTGGGCTACTTGAAGAGCGCCTGATCGCCATGATGCAACAAAACTAGCCAGACTTCAAAGGGGGAAAATTGACCCGCGTGCAAAAAATTCATATAATGATGACATTCGCATCATCTTCTCTTTCACTCTCAAGGAGACAAAAATTATGACAACATCCAAACTTCTCTATCTCTCCCAAAAAGATGTCGTTTCCGTTGGCCTGAAAATGGCCGAAATCATCCATCTGGTTGAAACGGCATTCAAAGAAAAAGGCCACGGCCGCGTTGAAATGCCGCCCAAGCCCGGCATCCATCCCGGCGAAGGCGATAATTTCATCCATGCCATGCCTGCTTATATCCCCGCGCTCAATTCGGCGGGCATCAAATGGGTCAGCGGCTTTCCCGGCAATCAGGCCAAGGGGCTACCCTATATCACCGGCCTGCTGATCCTCAATGACCCCGCAACCGGCATCCCGCTGGCAGTGATGGATTGCGAATGGATCACGGCTATGCGCACCGCGGCGGCTTCGGCGGTGGCTGCCCAGCGGTTGGCGCGCCCCGATTCGGCTACCCTGGGGGTGTTGGGCTGCGGCGTGCAAGGGTTCACCAATACCGAAGCCCTGCAGGTGCTTTTCCCGGTTGAGAAAGTTTTCGCCTACGATCTCTCACCCGAAGCCATCAAGAACTACAGCAAAAAAGTTAAAAGCCAGCTCAAGCTCGAAGTCGTGACCGCTAATACCCCGCAAGAAGCCGTCACAGGCTGCGATCTGGTTGTCACGGCTGGGCCAATTCTGAAAGTGCCGCATAAAACCATTAAGGCCGGGTGGCTCGATGCCGGGGCGTTTGCTTCACTGGTCGATTTCGATTCGTACTGGGAACCCACCGCCATGAAAGAAGTGGATAAATTCTGCACGGATGACTTGAAGCAATTTGAATATTACAAATCAGTGGGTTATTTTCAGGATGTGCCCCCCATTCATGCCGATTTAGGAGAGTTAGTCGCCGGGATGAAGCCCGGGCGTGGGTCGGCTGAAGAACGCACAATTGCCTGCAACCTGGGCCTGGCCCTGGACGATATGGCCGTGGCCCCAACAATTTATCAGCGCGCCGTCGAGATGGGCATCGGCACCTGGCTGCCGCTATAAGGAGACGTATGCAAACCCCCAATCTTGAATTTCGCCCGCGGCTTTCCGTCATCAACGACGATCAGATTGAGCATATTCACCAGGCCACCCTCGAGGTTCTGGAACGCACCGGGGTACAGATCGCCCACCCCCAGGCAAAGGAGCTGCTCCACGGAGCCGGAGCACGCCTCCAGGGTGACCGCGTGCGCATCCCCGCCTGGCTGGTCGAAGAATCGATCCGCAAAGCGCCTTCTCGCGTGGTACTGGGCCATCGCGACGGCACGCGCAAAATCTACCTCGAGGGAAGCAAATCATGGTTTGGTCCCAGCCTCGACTGCGTGGACTATCTCGACCCAAAAACCAACGCCCGCCGCCGCTTCGTTAGCAACGACTGCCGCGTCACGGCTACGGTTGCCGATGCGCTGCCTAATTATTCCTGGGTGATGACCATCGGCATGGCAGACGATCAGCCGCCTGATATTGCTGACCGCGCAATTGCCAAACAAGTTTTTACTTACACCGAAAAACCGTTGGTCTTCTGTTGCAAAGACGGTAATTCGGTCAAAGACATCTACGAGATGGCGCTGCTCGTCACTGACGGCAGGGAAAATTTCGCCAAAGCCCCAACAATTGTGCAATACTCCGAGCCCATCTCCCCGCTGCTCTACTATGATCCCGCCGTCGATAAAATTATCTTCTGCGCCGAAAATGGCATCCCGCAAATTAATTTCCCCGCTCCGCAATCCGGCAGCACCGCTCCGGCCACTTTTGCCGCTGAAATTGTGCAGGGCAGCGCCGAATCGCTCAGCGGGCTGGTGCTGGCGCAACTCGTCAAACCGGGTGCGCCGTTCATCTACGGAGCCTTTGCCACCGTGATGGATATGAAGACCACTATCTTCTCGTATGGCGCACCGGAGATGAGCCTGATGACCGCAGCCATGGCGCAAATGGCGCAGTTCTACAAGCTGCCCTTCTTCGGCACGGCTGGCGCAACAGATGCCAAATTCCCCGATGCGCAGGCCGCCGCTGAGGTGGCTTTCTCATGCCT
Above is a genomic segment from Chloroflexota bacterium containing:
- a CDS encoding ornithine cyclodeaminase family protein: MTTSKLLYLSQKDVVSVGLKMAEIIHLVETAFKEKGHGRVEMPPKPGIHPGEGDNFIHAMPAYIPALNSAGIKWVSGFPGNQAKGLPYITGLLILNDPATGIPLAVMDCEWITAMRTAAASAVAAQRLARPDSATLGVLGCGVQGFTNTEALQVLFPVEKVFAYDLSPEAIKNYSKKVKSQLKLEVVTANTPQEAVTGCDLVVTAGPILKVPHKTIKAGWLDAGAFASLVDFDSYWEPTAMKEVDKFCTDDLKQFEYYKSVGYFQDVPPIHADLGELVAGMKPGRGSAEERTIACNLGLALDDMAVAPTIYQRAVEMGIGTWLPL
- a CDS encoding DUF1638 domain-containing protein, yielding MTTGLIICGALGREVVALIKKHGWDAQVIGIPAVDHVFPQRIAPDVEKRILELSEQFDRLIVVFGDCGSRGALDEILARYPDIERIAGPHCYEMYGGELFEQLITEEPGTYILTDFMVRTFQGLILKSMGLHKYPQLKGEYFKNYKRVVYLAQSEDPKLIQKAHRVAAYLELPLEIRYTGFGLLEERLIAMMQQN
- a CDS encoding trimethylamine methyltransferase, whose amino-acid sequence is MQPGPGPGRYGRGPNNLSARRRDGHRHLAAAIRRRMQTPNLEFRPRLSVINDDQIEHIHQATLEVLERTGVQIAHPQAKELLHGAGARLQGDRVRIPAWLVEESIRKAPSRVVLGHRDGTRKIYLEGSKSWFGPSLDCVDYLDPKTNARRRFVSNDCRVTATVADALPNYSWVMTIGMADDQPPDIADRAIAKQVFTYTEKPLVFCCKDGNSVKDIYEMALLVTDGRENFAKAPTIVQYSEPISPLLYYDPAVDKIIFCAENGIPQINFPAPQSGSTAPATFAAEIVQGSAESLSGLVLAQLVKPGAPFIYGAFATVMDMKTTIFSYGAPEMSLMTAAMAQMAQFYKLPFFGTAGATDAKFPDAQAAAEVAFSCLSSALVGANLIHDAGSWLDHGSLASPAFMVLVNEILYMVNQYMKGLPVNTETLALDLIDKVGPGGHYLYEDHTLNHFKDVWYSDLFDRSIQDVWLEQGARTFADRLRDKTIRMMEHQPKVLPNNVLKEFENMQQHWE
- a CDS encoding dihydropteroate synthase → MNTILSSKTKTVLIGPDQPFVIIGERINPTGRKMLAAEMAAGNYERVQSDALAQVAAGAQILDVNAGIPLADEPAILAETVRLVQSLVDVPLCIDSSIVAALQSGLEAYKGKALVNSVTGEEERLEVVLPLVKKHGAAVIAISNDDTGISDDPEVRFAVAKKIVERAMDYGIPKEDVIIDPLVMPIGAKRYAGRQVFAIIRRVREELGCNTVCGASNVSFGLPNRKGINTAFVPMLMAAGMTCAITNPLEAELRTAILAADALMGNDENCTAWISANADESAAPRERRRSRRTRG